The SAR324 cluster bacterium genome segment ACATTGCCTGCAAAACCGATAAACACGATGAAAGTGCTGTAATAACAATTTGTGATGATTGCGGTGTTGTGAATGAGTATATCGATACAGGCGTACTTAACGCGCTTTCAGAGGTCATTGCCAATTCGGGTTTTGCTCCTTTACGTCATGTAATTGAACTGCAAGGAGTCTGTGAAAATTGTGGCTATGAACAAAACTAAAGTCAAACATGAGTAGTATGAAGTTTCGATTGCTCACAACCGGGGCCAGTTTGAGATTAGCAGTTGCTTTATTGATGATTGTATCCTTATGGTGTGGCTTTTTCTGGGCAACTACCAACCCTGGGGGTTTGTAATGCACGCTCTTCGGTTCAACAACCTTACTCTGGGGTATGATCATCAACCTGCTATCCATCAGCTAGATACTGAAATTGCTGTTGGAAGTCTGACTGCTGTAGTGGGTCCCAACGGTGCTGGAAAATCGACGCTGCTTAAGGGTGTGATTGGGACGCTCGTTCCTATGGAGGGGAGTTTGGCTTTAGGCTCAATCAGCCGGGAAAATATAGCTTATCTGCCGCAGCAATCCGATATCGATCGTTCATTCCCAATTACAGTAATTGACCTTGTTGCAATGGGCTTGTGGAGAGAAATTGGTCCATTCGGCTGGCTCAGCGCAGCACAACAAAGCCTTGTCGAAAAGGCAATTGCTGCTGTCGGACTATCTGGCTTCGAATCCAGAATCATTGGTTCCCTTTCAGGGGGTCAGATGCAGCGTGTTCTCTTTGCAAGGCTGCTTCTCCAAGATGCACAAATGGTATTATTAGATGAGCCTTTCAACGCCATCGATACCCGTACAATGACTGACTTACTCAGGATTATCAAACGCTGGCATGTAGAGGGGCGGACTATTCTGGCTGTACTGCACAATCATGATACCGTCCGGACTCATTTTCCAGAAACGCTGATGATAGCTCGGGAACTGGTAGCCCATGGACCGACAGAAAGTGTTTTAACTGCAGAAAACCAATTCCGTGCTCGACAGATGTGTGAAGCTTGTGCCGGACCACCCCATGTTTGCGGACGAAGTGTAGCATGATTTGGGATACAATTTTCCAACCCTTTGCAGAATTTGGATTTATGCGTCGAGCACTTCTTGGTTGTATAGCCATTTCTGTTGGAGCGACGCCCGTAGGAACCTTCCTTATGCTGCGTCGGATGAGTTTAACAGGTGATGCGATGGCACACGCAATTTTGCCTGGGGCAGCCGTAGGATTTCTCGTTTTTGGTCTCTCTCTCATACCTATGACCATCGGGGGGTTAACTGCTGGACTTTTGGTTGCGTTGCTCTCCGGATTTGTAACTCGCATGACAATCCTTCGTGAAGATGCCAGTTTGGCTTCATTCTACTTGATTTCGTTAGCGATTGGAGTGCTGATTGTTTCGACGCGTGGAAGT includes the following:
- a CDS encoding Fur family transcriptional regulator, with protein sequence MGRKDSWKIAVLEILQTSEKPMSAYDILGKLRDRNPKIAPPTIYRTLSDLVERGRAHRLESLNAYIACKTDKHDESAVITICDDCGVVNEYIDTGVLNALSEVIANSGFAPLRHVIELQGVCENCGYEQN
- the aztA gene encoding zinc ABC transporter ATP-binding protein AztA: MHALRFNNLTLGYDHQPAIHQLDTEIAVGSLTAVVGPNGAGKSTLLKGVIGTLVPMEGSLALGSISRENIAYLPQQSDIDRSFPITVIDLVAMGLWREIGPFGWLSAAQQSLVEKAIAAVGLSGFESRIIGSLSGGQMQRVLFARLLLQDAQMVLLDEPFNAIDTRTMTDLLRIIKRWHVEGRTILAVLHNHDTVRTHFPETLMIARELVAHGPTESVLTAENQFRARQMCEACAGPPHVCGRSVA